From a single Pirellulales bacterium genomic region:
- a CDS encoding DUF4956 domain-containing protein, producing the protein MPDWLTPTTTEGIPDDATGLALRLAMSFAFGTCVAAIYLASHGRERSHPAPLATTLVLLSMLIAMVSIVIGNSVARAFSLVGALSIVRFRTVVDDTRDTAFVIFAVIVGMAAGAGLYLVALVGVPMTGLIAIALSHWTATQAEAKPRRHHLSIRLALGHDRAIVERVMSEYLQSFVLTESSTARQGEAIDFCYETKLRAESDMALLVIVLNQVEGVMNVEMRRT; encoded by the coding sequence ATGCCTGATTGGTTAACTCCCACAACCACCGAGGGAATCCCGGACGACGCGACCGGGCTCGCGCTGCGACTGGCCATGTCGTTCGCGTTCGGAACGTGCGTCGCGGCGATCTATCTCGCGTCCCACGGTCGCGAACGATCGCACCCCGCTCCGCTGGCCACGACCTTGGTATTGCTGTCGATGCTCATCGCCATGGTTTCGATCGTCATCGGAAATAGCGTGGCGAGAGCTTTTAGCCTGGTCGGCGCCCTGTCGATCGTTCGCTTCCGGACCGTCGTCGACGACACGCGCGACACGGCCTTTGTCATTTTCGCCGTGATCGTAGGCATGGCGGCGGGCGCGGGCTTGTACCTGGTCGCTCTCGTGGGCGTTCCCATGACCGGCTTGATCGCCATTGCCCTGAGCCACTGGACGGCAACCCAGGCCGAAGCCAAGCCGCGCAGGCACCATTTATCCATTCGATTGGCGCTGGGGCATGACCGCGCGATCGTCGAGCGGGTCATGTCGGAATACTTACAGTCGTTTGTGCTCACCGAGAGCTCGACAGCGCGGCAAGGCGAAGCAATCGACTTCTGCTACGAAACGAAGCTGAGAGCCGAATCGGATATGGCACTGCTGGTAATTGTTCTGAATCAAGTGGAAGGCGTGATGAACGTGGAAATGCGCCGCACGTAA
- a CDS encoding CotH kinase family protein, which translates to MLRVLATTLLVSLVGVAGAQPGPGFGPGPGFGPGGPGGLPPGFGPPPGFGPPNQLGTLLNAAEVQQELQLTSAQKKQLEKVLADDSKELQAGFQRFNPTEMRDMEPAEREKHFEQMQERMTKASQNTRAKINKLLQPAQVERLEQLLRQREGAAALMRPLAAKELGLSEEQQQKLQDLQDDRPPFLVSEDDRKQQETAALAVLTSDQQATWIKLKGAEFKFPESVLRPQFPGGPGGPGGPMQQEKQLIKQFDKDGNGKLNRKEREAAREWLKKNPAGRGPGIRPPPGAPPGADAGAGRSTRPEPEAGRHISPRDVANVTFPLYSLESPLRTLFLDFADADWEAELADFYKSDVEVPAKLTVDGRTYSDVGVHFRGLSSYFAVPAGRKRSLNVSLDFSDSKQRLDGYKTLNLLNCHEDPSCMHTVLYFYIAQHYIPAPKANFVNVVINGENWGLYANVQQFDKVFVEENFPGAQGSRWKIPGSPGGRGGLEYMGDDVAAYKRIYQIKSADRDEAWQALIRLCQTLSEAPLEKLEAELAPQLDIDEALWFLALENALINSDGYWIRASDYCLYRDGGGRFHVLPHDANETFQPGMGPGFGRRGANARRGDPLELDPLVGLNDRSKPLRSRLLSVPKLQQKYLEHVRAIAEDFLDWDELGPIVDSIATSIRPSIAESTRQLYSMKEFEYAVSAEENPPPGEGRHSAVSLRGFAQKRHDYLLGYPAISALGSQDAR; encoded by the coding sequence TTGCTAAGAGTTCTCGCCACGACGCTCCTGGTGTCGCTGGTAGGAGTTGCCGGCGCTCAACCCGGGCCCGGTTTTGGCCCCGGCCCGGGGTTTGGACCGGGCGGCCCCGGTGGTCTGCCTCCGGGCTTCGGCCCGCCTCCGGGTTTCGGCCCGCCTAATCAGCTCGGCACCCTTCTTAACGCGGCCGAAGTGCAGCAAGAGCTACAGCTCACAAGCGCGCAGAAAAAGCAGCTCGAAAAGGTTCTGGCCGACGACAGCAAGGAACTCCAGGCCGGCTTTCAAAGGTTCAACCCGACGGAAATGCGCGACATGGAACCTGCCGAGCGCGAGAAGCACTTCGAGCAAATGCAGGAACGCATGACCAAGGCATCGCAAAATACGCGGGCCAAGATCAACAAACTACTGCAACCGGCACAGGTCGAGCGACTGGAGCAGTTGCTGCGCCAGCGCGAAGGCGCCGCGGCGCTCATGCGTCCCCTGGCTGCCAAAGAATTGGGACTGTCCGAAGAGCAGCAGCAGAAGCTCCAAGACTTGCAAGACGATCGGCCGCCTTTTCTGGTTTCGGAAGATGACCGTAAACAGCAGGAAACCGCGGCGCTGGCCGTGCTCACCTCGGACCAGCAAGCCACGTGGATAAAACTCAAAGGCGCCGAGTTCAAGTTTCCCGAGTCCGTGCTGCGGCCGCAGTTCCCTGGCGGACCAGGCGGTCCGGGCGGACCGATGCAGCAAGAGAAGCAATTGATCAAGCAGTTCGACAAGGATGGCAACGGCAAGCTGAACCGCAAGGAGCGCGAAGCCGCTCGTGAATGGCTGAAGAAGAATCCGGCCGGCCGTGGCCCGGGCATTCGACCTCCTCCAGGTGCGCCGCCGGGAGCTGACGCGGGCGCAGGAAGAAGCACCCGCCCCGAACCGGAAGCGGGTCGGCATATTTCCCCGAGGGACGTAGCCAACGTCACGTTCCCTCTGTATTCCCTCGAGTCTCCCTTGAGAACTTTGTTCCTCGATTTCGCCGACGCGGATTGGGAAGCGGAACTGGCCGACTTCTACAAGTCGGATGTGGAAGTGCCCGCCAAGCTCACGGTCGATGGGCGGACATATTCCGACGTCGGGGTCCATTTTCGTGGACTGTCGTCATACTTCGCGGTCCCGGCCGGTCGCAAGCGATCGCTGAACGTTTCGCTCGACTTCAGCGATTCCAAACAGCGGCTCGATGGCTACAAAACTTTGAATCTGCTGAACTGCCACGAAGACCCCTCGTGCATGCACACCGTGCTGTATTTCTACATCGCACAGCATTACATCCCCGCGCCCAAGGCGAACTTCGTCAACGTGGTGATCAATGGTGAAAACTGGGGCCTGTATGCGAACGTGCAACAGTTCGACAAGGTCTTCGTCGAGGAGAATTTTCCCGGCGCCCAAGGATCGCGCTGGAAAATCCCCGGCTCGCCCGGCGGACGAGGAGGGCTCGAGTACATGGGGGATGACGTGGCGGCGTACAAACGCATCTACCAGATCAAGTCCGCCGACAGGGACGAAGCATGGCAGGCGCTCATTCGCCTGTGCCAGACGCTTTCCGAGGCGCCGCTTGAGAAGCTCGAAGCAGAGCTCGCTCCGCAACTCGACATCGACGAGGCGCTGTGGTTTCTGGCCCTGGAAAATGCTCTCATCAATTCCGACGGTTATTGGATTCGAGCCAGCGACTATTGCCTGTATCGCGATGGGGGCGGACGGTTCCATGTCCTGCCGCACGACGCGAACGAAACGTTCCAGCCCGGCATGGGGCCCGGTTTTGGCCGACGCGGCGCGAATGCCCGTCGTGGCGATCCCTTGGAACTGGATCCGCTCGTTGGATTGAACGACCGCTCCAAGCCGTTGCGTAGCCGGTTGCTCTCCGTTCCGAAATTGCAGCAGAAGTACTTGGAGCACGTCCGCGCCATCGCCGAGGATTTCCTCGATTGGGACGAGTTGGGGCCGATTGTGGATTCGATTGCGACTTCTATCCGTCCGTCCATCGCCGAAAGTACGCGGCAACTCTACTCGATGAAAGAGTTCGAGTACGCGGTCTCGGCCGAGGAGAATCCGCCGCCCGGCGAAGGTCGCCATTCCGCCGTCTCGTTGCGCGGCTTTGCGCAGAAGCGACACGATTATCTGCTGGGTTACCCGGCGATTTCGGCGTTGGGATCTCAAGATGCACGCTAG
- a CDS encoding DUF1549 and DUF1553 domain-containing protein: protein MIGPRSWQVRHGLVSCFALLLAVPLGVTDARHATAAEAAPQSWEGARALAKMIDAELASRWSQQRIVPAAPATDTEFLRRVYLDVAGRIPSVAETRDFLEDVSPDRRERMIDRLLEGSAYTNHFARTWRNTLVPEADSNLQIRFVVSTVEAWLRKQFREGRGYDEITRELLTTPVTQNGNPINPYDRRATTPVAFFVAKEGKPENLAAVTARTFLGVRIECAQCHDHPFAHWKREQFWQLASFFAGIDRQQKDADFSPLTDNLTKHELRIPDTERDVTATFLDGTTPEWTEQATARGKLAEWITSRENRYFARALSNRLWAHFFGVGIVDPLDDLDEANPPSHPALLEILGERFASNGFRLGYLIRAITTSRAYQLSSSVSDESQRTPHAFAVMPVRGLSPDQLFDSLATAVGYRDQNLANGQEAFVNGTPRSTFLELFANQRDKPIDYDTSIIQAMAIMNGQFVANATSGRNGAMLGAIAQFPGFDTRQRIETMYLATVQRTPTDEELKRLEKYLAERALSLNPERAMGDIFWALLNSSEFVFNH from the coding sequence ATGATCGGGCCGCGAAGCTGGCAGGTGCGTCACGGACTCGTTTCGTGTTTTGCGCTTCTTTTGGCGGTTCCGCTTGGTGTAACCGATGCGCGGCACGCCACGGCCGCCGAGGCAGCGCCTCAATCGTGGGAAGGTGCGCGGGCACTGGCCAAAATGATCGACGCGGAATTGGCGTCGCGCTGGAGTCAGCAAAGAATTGTGCCCGCGGCACCCGCCACCGACACCGAATTCCTGCGCCGCGTCTATCTGGACGTGGCCGGGCGTATTCCCTCGGTGGCCGAGACGCGCGATTTTCTGGAAGATGTCTCGCCCGATCGGCGCGAGCGGATGATCGATCGCCTGCTCGAAGGATCCGCTTACACGAATCACTTTGCGCGCACGTGGCGCAACACGCTGGTGCCCGAGGCCGACAGCAATCTGCAGATCCGCTTCGTGGTATCGACGGTCGAGGCGTGGCTACGCAAGCAATTTCGCGAAGGGCGCGGTTACGACGAGATCACGCGCGAGCTGTTGACGACGCCGGTGACGCAAAACGGCAACCCGATCAATCCCTACGATCGCCGCGCGACGACCCCGGTCGCATTCTTTGTGGCCAAGGAAGGCAAGCCCGAGAATCTAGCAGCGGTCACCGCGCGAACGTTCCTGGGTGTACGTATTGAATGCGCGCAATGCCACGACCATCCTTTCGCGCATTGGAAGCGCGAACAGTTCTGGCAGCTAGCCAGCTTTTTCGCGGGCATCGACCGGCAGCAGAAGGATGCCGACTTTTCGCCACTCACAGACAATCTCACCAAGCACGAGCTGCGTATTCCGGATACCGAGCGTGATGTGACCGCGACGTTTCTCGACGGCACGACGCCGGAGTGGACCGAGCAAGCCACGGCGCGCGGCAAGCTGGCCGAATGGATTACGTCGCGCGAGAATCGCTACTTCGCGCGGGCGTTGTCGAACCGCCTGTGGGCGCACTTCTTCGGCGTAGGGATCGTCGACCCGCTTGACGATCTCGACGAAGCGAACCCGCCCAGCCATCCCGCGCTGTTGGAGATTCTCGGAGAGCGGTTTGCGTCGAACGGATTCCGCCTCGGGTATCTTATTCGCGCAATAACGACCAGCCGCGCCTACCAGCTATCGAGCAGCGTCAGTGACGAAAGCCAGCGCACGCCGCACGCCTTTGCCGTGATGCCGGTACGCGGATTATCGCCGGATCAACTTTTCGACAGTCTGGCCACGGCGGTCGGCTACCGCGATCAGAATCTGGCCAACGGCCAGGAAGCGTTCGTCAACGGCACGCCGCGGTCGACTTTCCTCGAGTTGTTCGCCAATCAGCGCGACAAGCCGATCGATTACGACACCTCGATCATTCAAGCCATGGCCATCATGAACGGACAATTCGTCGCTAACGCGACCTCGGGCAGGAACGGCGCCATGCTGGGCGCGATCGCCCAGTTCCCCGGTTTCGATACTCGGCAACGGATCGAGACGATGTATCTGGCCACCGTGCAGCGGACGCCCACGGACGAGGAACTGAAGCGATTGGAAAAGTATCTGGCCGAGAGAGCCCTATCGCTGAACCCCGAACGGGCCATGGGGGACATCTTTTGGGCGCTGCTGAACTCGAGCGAATTCGTTTTCAACCATTAA
- a CDS encoding DUF1501 domain-containing protein — MNEKLNSVARGFFGSRRDWLRTTLGAAAGISASGWFDALAAQAATDNRRKRSCILLWMSGGPSQTDTFDLKPGHANGGPFKAIKTSAPGMEICEHMPRLARLGDHLSIVRSMSTKEGDHSRATYLLRTGYVPGGPVAYPSLGSLVGKTIGDEAAELPNCVSIAPMTFLSPAAFGPGFLGPRHAPLVVGNGQFVVQQGNNYEQQLKVPNLTLAKDVERAQADARLGLLADMERTFADTHPGHAPQSHVAAYRQADRLMRSSATAAFDLEGEAAPLRDAYGRNAFGQGCLLARRLIERGVPFVEVSFNGLPELNTFGWDTHQNNFDLLKKMLPVLDSGWATLIEDLKMRGLLDSTLVVWMGEFGRTPKINNNQGRDHFPTAWSTVLAGGGIAGGQVVGRTSEDGMQVADRPVSVPDLLGTMVLALGLDPMDQNMSNVGRPIRLVDPSAKPLRECLV, encoded by the coding sequence ATGAACGAGAAACTGAATTCTGTTGCGCGCGGATTTTTCGGTTCGCGGCGCGATTGGTTGCGCACGACGCTGGGGGCCGCCGCCGGTATCTCGGCCAGCGGCTGGTTCGATGCGCTAGCGGCCCAAGCCGCGACCGACAACCGCCGCAAGCGTTCCTGCATTCTTCTGTGGATGTCGGGCGGTCCGAGCCAGACCGACACGTTTGATCTCAAGCCCGGCCACGCCAACGGCGGGCCGTTCAAGGCGATTAAAACATCAGCCCCCGGCATGGAAATCTGCGAGCACATGCCGCGGTTGGCGCGGCTGGGAGATCATCTGTCGATCGTCCGATCGATGAGCACCAAAGAGGGAGACCATTCCCGCGCCACTTACTTGCTGCGCACCGGCTACGTGCCTGGCGGACCCGTGGCTTACCCTTCGCTGGGGTCGCTTGTGGGCAAGACGATCGGCGACGAAGCTGCCGAGTTGCCCAACTGCGTCAGCATCGCCCCGATGACATTTCTCAGTCCCGCGGCCTTCGGTCCAGGGTTCCTGGGCCCGCGTCATGCACCGCTCGTGGTCGGCAACGGGCAGTTCGTCGTCCAGCAGGGGAACAATTACGAGCAGCAGCTCAAGGTTCCGAATCTGACTCTGGCTAAGGATGTCGAGCGCGCGCAGGCCGATGCGAGACTCGGTCTCTTGGCCGATATGGAGCGCACCTTTGCCGACACGCATCCGGGCCACGCCCCGCAAAGCCACGTGGCGGCCTATCGTCAGGCCGATCGCCTGATGCGCTCGAGCGCCACCGCGGCTTTCGACCTGGAAGGCGAAGCGGCGCCGCTGCGTGACGCATACGGCCGCAACGCGTTTGGCCAGGGTTGCTTGCTGGCGCGACGCCTGATCGAGCGCGGCGTCCCGTTCGTCGAGGTCTCGTTCAACGGACTGCCCGAGTTGAACACATTCGGCTGGGATACGCATCAGAACAACTTCGATCTGCTGAAAAAGATGCTGCCGGTGCTCGACTCGGGCTGGGCTACGTTGATCGAGGATTTGAAAATGCGCGGCCTGCTCGACTCGACGCTCGTCGTATGGATGGGCGAGTTCGGCCGCACGCCGAAGATCAACAACAACCAGGGACGCGATCATTTCCCCACGGCCTGGTCCACCGTGCTGGCCGGCGGTGGCATCGCTGGCGGTCAGGTCGTGGGCCGGACGAGCGAGGACGGCATGCAGGTCGCCGACCGCCCTGTTTCGGTCCCGGATCTGCTCGGCACGATGGTGCTGGCGCTGGGACTTGATCCCATGGACCAGAACATGTCGAACGTGGGCCGCCCCATCAGGCTCGTCGATCCGTCCGCAAAACCACTGCGCGAGTGCCTGGTATGA
- a CDS encoding VTC domain-containing protein: MVLDADVARDLERYLATRLHLDPYAAQAPDRAYPVTTLYTDTSRFDVLHRTMPRKRRKFRLRRYGQESCVYLERKTRHKSRVRKKRTVVDAEQASELAGDSTTPNWAGLWFHQSIRRHGLGPVCAVAYRRSALVGPSEFGPVRATFDRDLTAFRAERWSISDHVTNAARSVSAQTICEFKFSGALPCLFKDVLERFRLVPGRFSKYRAAAHVLGLVSKTEGGEQHA, translated from the coding sequence ATGGTGCTCGATGCGGATGTGGCCCGTGATCTTGAGCGGTATCTTGCCACCCGACTGCACCTTGATCCCTATGCAGCCCAGGCACCGGATCGGGCCTATCCCGTGACGACGCTGTACACCGATACTTCTCGGTTCGATGTGCTCCATCGTACGATGCCGCGCAAGCGGAGAAAGTTTCGGCTCCGACGCTATGGCCAGGAGTCGTGCGTGTATCTCGAACGTAAGACCAGGCACAAAAGCCGCGTGCGCAAGAAACGCACCGTGGTTGACGCCGAACAAGCCAGTGAACTGGCGGGAGATTCCACAACACCGAATTGGGCAGGGCTCTGGTTTCACCAATCCATCCGTCGCCACGGATTAGGTCCCGTTTGCGCGGTTGCCTATCGGCGTAGCGCTCTCGTCGGCCCCTCCGAGTTTGGGCCGGTGCGCGCAACGTTCGACCGTGACTTGACGGCCTTCCGCGCCGAGCGGTGGTCGATCTCCGATCACGTTACCAACGCCGCTCGTTCGGTTTCCGCACAGACCATCTGTGAATTCAAGTTTTCCGGCGCGCTTCCTTGCTTGTTCAAGGATGTTCTCGAGCGATTCCGGCTCGTGCCCGGGCGTTTTTCGAAATACCGCGCCGCCGCGCACGTCCTGGGCCTCGTGTCAAAGACGGAAGGAGGCGAGCAACATGCCTGA
- a CDS encoding DUF1559 domain-containing protein → MAGARFLFAKVRASVRRQKRHRAFAVCTIGLALLCSLSPRGLTAAEPPEAGESASTPAPQGDAKSSPSDAVPLLSLKYLPSETAAFFSIRPQGFFGREELKLLDRLLNINGSDFRNPVPVTKIEQLTMAMLRTNPDRPARENGPGLIFDLVLVRASEPTDWDKKRAAFPYEMKEIEHASKRFYKIPDFPNICFFPADERNYVVAEEWILKRVMEQAAGEPVKLIWDDAWPQVATSSVVFAFDPAFAVESMKQGRELPGFEQLLKDVKSLLATLDADTGMRWRLMLDCPDEKIANSKVQAAKALIGVARLSIKPKPKEDPPADGKKPPPSPSDLLGQLATSAEFSQFERTAIVTMRTDTDVATGMQVITEAVGQFFGTRVTRSGGNFQFARAPQEPVAASVPGGVRNSPAMARRRTTSKENLERVAAALLKHAERTKALPARASLAADGKSLLSWRVHILPDLGYEELYREFHLDEPWDSEHNAKLVAKMPREFGGVPAGKAPAGGNTMVMAIVGPTACFVDQGTKSLSEIADGPATTLLVVETRRNVPWSKPDDVAIGADGKPVGRLGGIHPGGVVFCTADGQGHFLRDATLAAALPALITIGGQEPVDQARLDEE, encoded by the coding sequence ATGGCTGGGGCGAGGTTCTTGTTCGCCAAGGTCCGTGCATCCGTGCGTCGACAGAAGCGCCATCGGGCGTTCGCGGTGTGTACGATCGGATTGGCCCTTCTTTGTTCCTTGAGCCCGCGAGGACTTACCGCGGCTGAACCGCCCGAAGCTGGCGAATCGGCTTCTACTCCGGCGCCGCAAGGCGACGCAAAGTCGTCACCGAGCGATGCGGTTCCACTGCTCTCGCTGAAATATCTTCCGTCGGAGACCGCGGCTTTCTTCTCGATACGCCCGCAAGGATTCTTCGGCCGCGAGGAGCTAAAGCTGCTCGATCGCTTGCTGAACATCAATGGCTCCGATTTCCGGAATCCCGTGCCGGTCACGAAGATCGAGCAATTGACGATGGCGATGTTGCGCACGAATCCCGATCGCCCGGCGCGGGAAAACGGCCCGGGCCTGATCTTCGATCTCGTTCTGGTCCGCGCCAGTGAGCCCACGGATTGGGATAAAAAGCGTGCCGCGTTTCCCTACGAGATGAAAGAAATCGAGCACGCCAGCAAGCGCTTCTACAAGATCCCCGATTTTCCGAACATCTGCTTCTTTCCGGCCGATGAGCGAAATTACGTCGTCGCCGAGGAGTGGATCTTGAAACGCGTCATGGAACAAGCCGCCGGCGAACCCGTCAAGCTGATCTGGGACGACGCCTGGCCGCAGGTTGCGACCAGCTCGGTAGTCTTCGCCTTCGACCCCGCCTTCGCCGTCGAGTCGATGAAGCAGGGACGCGAGCTGCCGGGCTTCGAGCAACTGCTCAAGGACGTAAAATCGCTGTTGGCGACCCTCGACGCGGACACTGGCATGCGCTGGCGACTGATGCTCGATTGTCCGGACGAGAAGATCGCCAACTCCAAGGTGCAGGCCGCGAAGGCGCTGATTGGCGTGGCGCGCTTGAGCATTAAGCCCAAGCCGAAAGAAGATCCCCCGGCGGACGGCAAGAAACCGCCGCCATCGCCTTCCGACTTGTTGGGGCAACTGGCCACAAGCGCAGAGTTCTCGCAGTTCGAACGCACGGCGATCGTCACCATGCGGACCGATACCGACGTGGCGACGGGCATGCAAGTCATCACCGAGGCGGTAGGGCAGTTCTTTGGCACTCGCGTGACACGCTCGGGAGGAAACTTCCAGTTCGCCCGCGCCCCCCAAGAGCCGGTGGCCGCGAGCGTGCCGGGGGGCGTGCGCAACTCGCCCGCGATGGCCAGGCGGCGCACCACCTCGAAAGAAAACCTGGAACGCGTCGCCGCGGCTCTGCTCAAACACGCCGAGCGCACGAAAGCGCTGCCCGCCCGGGCAAGTCTCGCTGCCGACGGCAAGTCCTTGTTGAGCTGGCGGGTTCATATCCTGCCGGACCTGGGATACGAAGAGCTGTATCGCGAATTCCATCTCGATGAACCGTGGGACAGCGAGCACAACGCCAAGCTGGTCGCAAAAATGCCGCGCGAATTCGGCGGGGTACCCGCCGGCAAAGCGCCGGCCGGCGGCAATACCATGGTCATGGCGATCGTCGGACCGACGGCCTGTTTTGTCGACCAAGGTACGAAGAGTCTTTCGGAGATCGCTGACGGCCCGGCCACGACGTTGCTGGTGGTCGAAACGCGCCGCAACGTTCCCTGGTCCAAGCCTGACGATGTCGCGATTGGGGCCGACGGCAAGCCGGTGGGACGTTTAGGGGGCATTCATCCGGGCGGCGTGGTGTTCTGTACGGCCGACGGCCAGGGGCATTTTCTGCGCGACGCAACTTTGGCCGCCGCCCTGCCTGCCCTGATCACCATTGGCGGACAGGAGCCGGTCGATCAAGCACGGCTAGATGAAGAGTAG
- a CDS encoding anti-sigma factor, protein MLGPVRGCSNVSLDGSPTRCNVDCQQASQLLHAYLDGELDAVHNVEIKSHLQSCRACGAAHEQMQSLRRLVDRSELAYRAPVSLRQRVRSQLHHTDSPRIVWWQQPRRLMALAAAAVVLLSVIGIIDRRWRRDTQVAVVDEVVDSHVRSLLVDHLSDVASTDRHEVKPWFNGKLDYAPVVNDLAARGFPLIGGRLDFIDHRPVAALVYGRRKHVINLFCWPTGDRGHDSTELKQSEQNGFHLVHWTQGGLQYWAVSDLNAVDLAEFARLVQETRTEPSEN, encoded by the coding sequence TTGCTCGGGCCCGTCAGAGGCTGCAGCAATGTCTCGCTCGACGGCTCGCCAACGAGGTGTAATGTGGACTGTCAACAAGCATCGCAGCTGTTGCACGCCTATCTCGACGGCGAGCTGGACGCGGTCCACAACGTCGAGATCAAATCGCATTTGCAAAGCTGCCGCGCATGCGGTGCCGCGCACGAACAAATGCAATCCCTGAGACGGCTTGTCGATCGTAGCGAGCTTGCCTACCGGGCGCCCGTTTCTCTCCGGCAGAGGGTGCGAAGCCAGCTGCACCACACCGATTCACCACGCATCGTGTGGTGGCAACAGCCGCGCCGGCTGATGGCGCTGGCCGCGGCGGCCGTGGTCCTGCTGTCGGTCATCGGCATAATCGATCGTCGATGGCGAAGGGATACCCAGGTGGCCGTGGTCGATGAGGTCGTAGACAGCCACGTCCGTTCGCTACTGGTCGATCATTTGTCGGACGTGGCTTCGACGGATCGACACGAAGTAAAACCGTGGTTCAATGGAAAGCTCGACTACGCGCCGGTCGTCAACGATCTTGCCGCGCGCGGCTTTCCCCTGATTGGTGGAAGGTTGGACTTCATCGATCATCGGCCCGTCGCGGCGCTAGTTTATGGGCGGCGGAAGCATGTTATCAATCTTTTCTGTTGGCCGACCGGCGACAGAGGCCATGACAGTACCGAGTTAAAGCAGTCCGAGCAAAATGGCTTTCATCTTGTCCATTGGACGCAAGGGGGACTGCAGTATTGGGCCGTCTCCGACCTCAACGCGGTCGATCTTGCAGAGTTCGCGAGACTCGTCCAGGAAACTCGTACGGAACCGTCCGAGAATTAG
- a CDS encoding sigma-70 family RNA polymerase sigma factor, giving the protein MSDSRLASFETAVLPHLDAAYNLARWMTRNEADAEDVSQEALLRAYRFYDTMRGANCRAWLLTIVRNTCFTWLQANRPAECTTAFDEKVHSVGLHGSEPDAALIASANREMVRQAIEELPIEFREVFVLREVEGATYNEIADIAGIPPGTVMSRLARARQRLQQCLARRLANEV; this is encoded by the coding sequence TTGAGCGACAGCAGGCTGGCCAGCTTTGAAACGGCGGTCTTGCCACATCTCGATGCGGCCTACAACTTGGCGCGGTGGATGACGCGCAATGAGGCGGACGCCGAGGATGTCTCGCAAGAAGCGCTGCTGCGCGCCTATCGGTTTTACGACACCATGCGGGGCGCTAATTGCCGTGCCTGGCTGCTAACGATCGTTCGCAATACGTGTTTCACATGGTTGCAAGCGAATCGTCCGGCGGAGTGTACGACCGCCTTTGACGAAAAAGTACACAGCGTCGGGTTGCACGGTTCGGAACCCGACGCGGCGCTGATCGCTAGCGCCAATCGAGAGATGGTGCGACAAGCCATCGAGGAATTACCGATAGAGTTTCGCGAAGTCTTCGTGCTACGCGAGGTCGAAGGAGCGACGTACAACGAGATCGCCGACATTGCCGGTATCCCGCCGGGCACCGTGATGTCACGTCTTGCTCGGGCCCGTCAGAGGCTGCAGCAATGTCTCGCTCGACGGCTCGCCAACGAGGTGTAA
- a CDS encoding metallophosphoesterase, protein MTYETKLRGANDSVDRRGFLECMAWAGTGLVWTLSGGMPAARALGQEVPRPGASPFSFVQISDSHIGFGKEPNKDVVGTLQIAIDRINALPQAPAFVLHTGDLTHLAKPDEFDTVAEILKGVKSRVLYVPGEHDFDAEDNKLYLQRFGKGTQGTGWYSFDYQGVHFVGLVNVANAKSGSAAGLGQIGPEQLEWLRKDLARLSPSAAVVVFAHVPLWTVYEKWGWGTKDAEQALALLRRFASVTVLNGHIHQVLQKVEGKLLFHTARSTAFPQSEPGKGTPGPMRDLPAGRLRDVLGVTTVRYATNDGTLAIADPTLAS, encoded by the coding sequence ATGACTTACGAAACCAAACTTCGAGGTGCAAACGATAGTGTCGATCGCCGAGGGTTTCTGGAGTGCATGGCCTGGGCCGGCACCGGCCTGGTCTGGACATTATCCGGCGGGATGCCGGCGGCGCGAGCCTTGGGACAGGAGGTCCCTCGGCCCGGCGCTAGCCCCTTCTCCTTCGTCCAGATCAGCGATAGCCACATCGGTTTCGGCAAGGAACCGAATAAGGACGTCGTCGGCACGCTGCAAATCGCGATCGATCGAATCAACGCTTTGCCACAGGCTCCCGCTTTTGTCTTGCACACGGGCGATCTCACGCACCTTGCCAAGCCCGACGAGTTCGATACGGTCGCCGAGATTCTCAAGGGAGTGAAATCGCGCGTCCTCTACGTGCCCGGCGAACACGACTTCGACGCCGAGGACAACAAACTCTATCTACAGCGATTCGGCAAGGGGACGCAGGGCACCGGCTGGTACAGCTTCGATTATCAGGGAGTTCACTTCGTGGGACTGGTAAACGTCGCCAATGCGAAGTCAGGTAGCGCGGCTGGTCTGGGCCAGATCGGCCCTGAGCAACTGGAGTGGCTCCGGAAGGATTTGGCTCGTTTATCGCCAAGCGCGGCTGTCGTGGTCTTCGCGCACGTTCCGCTGTGGACCGTCTACGAAAAATGGGGCTGGGGCACGAAGGACGCCGAACAAGCGCTCGCACTGCTCAGACGGTTTGCCTCGGTCACGGTCCTCAACGGGCATATTCACCAGGTCCTGCAAAAGGTCGAAGGCAAGCTCCTCTTCCACACCGCCCGTTCGACCGCTTTTCCGCAGTCGGAGCCGGGCAAGGGAACTCCGGGACCGATGCGTGACCTGCCCGCCGGTCGGCTGCGCGACGTGCTCGGGGTGACCACGGTGCGCTACGCCACGAACGACGGAACGCTCGCGATCGCCGATCCCACGCTCGCCTCGTGA